Genomic DNA from uncultured Desulfosarcina sp.:
GCTTCGGAACAGCCGGGTTCCCTGGGCAAGGCCGTGATGCACAACCTGAGCACGTCGGGGTTCAACGGACCGATTTTTGCGGTCAACGCCGGACAATCGTCGATCATGGGGCAACGCACCTATGCCGATCTGCAGCATATCGAAACACCGGTGGATCTGGTCGTGGTGGCCGGTCCCATGAATACGGTGCCGGCCGTTATCGCCGATTGCGCCAGGATCGGCGTTCACGGAGCGGTTATCGTTTCGAACGGCGGCCGACCGAGCGATCCGGCCGGCCGTCAATGGGAGACGGAAATTCTGAAAACGGCTGCGGACGGCAATGTGAGAATCATCGGTCCTCACGGGCTGGGCATCATGTGCGCTGCATCCGGACTCAACGCCAGCCTGGCCCCGGGCACGCCTCTTTTGGGGAAGCTGGCCTTTGTCTCCCAAAGCCGCGGCATCTGTGCGGCCATCATGGATTATTCAAAAAAAGAGAAGATCGGATTCAGCCACTTTGTCGGCCTGGGATCCATGCTGGATGTCAATTTCGGGGACATCATCGACTACCTCGGCGCCGAATCCGGGGTATCCAGCATCCTCATGCACATGGAAACCCTGACCGGCCATCGCAATTTCATGAGTGCGGCCCGGGCGGTAAGCCGGATCAAGCCCATCATCGCCCTCAAGGCGGGCAGAACCAACGGCCGGGCGCTTCCGGCGGCATCTTTTACCGGCACCCTGGCAGAAGAAGATGCCATCTTCGATGCCGCCTTCCAGCGGGCCGGCATCGTGCGGGTGAAAACCTTCGAAGAACTCTTTGACACGGCACAGATCCTCTCCCGTAAAGGCCGCTATCGCGGGCCGGGGCTGGCGATTCTGACCAATTCCGCCGGTCCGGGCGTCATGGCGGTGGACGCCCTCGCCGATACCGGCATGCTGCCGGCGGTATTGCCCTCGGAAACCCTTGAAGACCTGGACGCGGTCCTTTGCGACCGCTGGACCCGCGGCAACCCGGTAAACATTATGGCCGACGCCACCCCCGAGCGGTACGCCGAGGCCGCAGCGGTCCTTGCCCGGGCCAAAGGCATCCAGGCCCTGTTGATCATGCTGGCCCCCCAGATGCTGACAGATGCCCAAGCCGTTGCCCGGACACTGGTCGAGCGGCTCGACCGAACCACCCTGCCGCTGATCGCCTGCTGGATGGGCGGCACCGATGTCCAGGCGGGCAGACAAATCCTCAATCATGCCGGCCTGCCCACCTTCGACACGCCGGAGCGGGCCATGCGGGCCTTCATGAACCTGCACCGCCATTCCCGCGGAATCGAGATGCTGCAGCAGACGCCGGCGCGCCTGTCCCGGCGGATCATCGTGGATCGTGCAGCGGCCGGACGGGTGATCGACACGGGGCTGGCCGCTGCGCCGGAACCGCTCGACAAAACGCAATCCAAAGCCCTTCTCGAAGCCTATGGCATTTCGGTAGCCCCGACCGCTGCGGCGGCATCGGCCGACGAAGCCGTTCTGGCCGTCGGCGCCAGGAAACATCCGGGATTCGGTCCGGTGATCCTTTTCGGCTTGGGCGGCGTTCTGGGCGACCGGAACGGCGGCCGCGCCATCGCCCTGCCGCCGCTCAACCGCCTGCTGGCATCACGGCTCATGGAAGCCGCCGGCGCCAACCGGCTGATGGAGGGCTATTGCGACCAGCCCCCGGCCGACCGGGAAAAGCTGGAGGGAATTCTCATCCGACTGGCCCAACTGGTGACCGATTTTCCCCAGATCGCCGAACTGGATATCCATCCTCTGGCCATTCGGGGTGGCGACCCGGTGGCACTGGATGCCCGCGTGGTGCTGGAACAGGCCCTTTGCGCAGCCCCTTTGCACCTGTGCATCAGCCCCTATCCGTCGCAATACGAATCCCGGCTGCATCTGCCCGAGGTCGGCGATCTGTGGATTCGGCCCATCCGTCCCGAGGACGCGCCGCTGCTGGCACAGTTGTTCGACACCCTTTCGCCCCAAAGCGTTTACTACCGTTTTTTTTCTCCCATGAAACAGCTGTCCCACGCCATGCTGGCCCGTTTCACGCAGATCGACTACGACCGCGAAATCGCCATGGTGGCCATTCTGGAATCGGCTTCGTCGGAGAAGATGCTGGGCGCCGCCCGCGTGATGCTGCAGCACAACTTAAAGGATGCCGAATTTGCCGTTCTGGTGGGCGATACCTGGCAGGGCCGGGGGATCGGCGCCCACCTGCTGCGCAACTGTCTGAAAATCGCCGAAGAACGCGGCTTCGGCAAAATATGGGGGACGGTGCTGGCCGAAAACCGGCACATGCTGGCCCTGGGGAAGAAGCTGGGATTTACCATCAAACGCGCAGAGCAGGCCGGTGAATTCGACTTGACCCTGGACATGTCGCGACCGGGAACCTGACGTTTTTTGTCGTCTTGCTCCGGTTATCAATCACCCTTAACGATGAGGACACGAAATGAAGAAAAAACAGATCGTAGCGGGAATCGTCATGGGAAGTTGTCTTTTGTTTGTACTGTTCGGTTGCTCGGATTCGTTGAGCCGGTCGTTTTACACACACCACCCCAGGACACTGGACTCCGTCGAACGGGTGTGGGGCCAGCCGGTGAATGTCGTCACCCTGGACAACGGCGTCGAAAAGCGCACCTACGCCATTCAATCGCCCTACACGGATCTTCAGTACCGCTATTTCCTGATTAAAAACGGCAAGGTCCTGGCCAGCGGCATTACCGATACCGGCCCGGTGGCGGCCCACGAAAAGGCCCCTGACACCGTCGCCTTTGCGCCCAGCGACCTGAGCAAGGCTTTTTACGCCCGCCATCCCACCACCGTCGCCCACCTGGACCATACCTGGGGCGCCCCGGTCTGCGTCCAGGACGCCAAGGACGGGAACCAGTACCGCGTCTACGCCATCGATGCCCCTTACGCGGATTTCAGGTACCGCAAATTCGTCGTCAAGGATGATCAGGTCGTCGCCAGCTATCTGGCCCCGGAAGAAAGCTGCGGCATGGAGGCGGAGCCGGCCTTCCACGATATTGAAATCAACGAACTCAGCCACCGTTATTACGCCGCTCATCCGATGACGCTCGAAGCGGTGGAATCCGTATGGGGCAAGCCGGTGTTCATCCGGAAATCGGAAAAGGGATTGGAAAAACGCATCTATCGGCTCCAGATCCCTACGGATGCCGCTTTTGGTTTCCGCTTCTTTATCGTTGAAAACGGCATGGTGGTGTCCAGCGGC
This window encodes:
- a CDS encoding GNAT family N-acetyltransferase is translated as MSIDRIDSLFHPKAIAVTGASEQPGSLGKAVMHNLSTSGFNGPIFAVNAGQSSIMGQRTYADLQHIETPVDLVVVAGPMNTVPAVIADCARIGVHGAVIVSNGGRPSDPAGRQWETEILKTAADGNVRIIGPHGLGIMCAASGLNASLAPGTPLLGKLAFVSQSRGICAAIMDYSKKEKIGFSHFVGLGSMLDVNFGDIIDYLGAESGVSSILMHMETLTGHRNFMSAARAVSRIKPIIALKAGRTNGRALPAASFTGTLAEEDAIFDAAFQRAGIVRVKTFEELFDTAQILSRKGRYRGPGLAILTNSAGPGVMAVDALADTGMLPAVLPSETLEDLDAVLCDRWTRGNPVNIMADATPERYAEAAAVLARAKGIQALLIMLAPQMLTDAQAVARTLVERLDRTTLPLIACWMGGTDVQAGRQILNHAGLPTFDTPERAMRAFMNLHRHSRGIEMLQQTPARLSRRIIVDRAAAGRVIDTGLAAAPEPLDKTQSKALLEAYGISVAPTAAAASADEAVLAVGARKHPGFGPVILFGLGGVLGDRNGGRAIALPPLNRLLASRLMEAAGANRLMEGYCDQPPADREKLEGILIRLAQLVTDFPQIAELDIHPLAIRGGDPVALDARVVLEQALCAAPLHLCISPYPSQYESRLHLPEVGDLWIRPIRPEDAPLLAQLFDTLSPQSVYYRFFSPMKQLSHAMLARFTQIDYDREIAMVAILESASSEKMLGAARVMLQHNLKDAEFAVLVGDTWQGRGIGAHLLRNCLKIAEERGFGKIWGTVLAENRHMLALGKKLGFTIKRAEQAGEFDLTLDMSRPGT